A window from Candidatus Nitrospira neomarina encodes these proteins:
- a CDS encoding endonuclease/exonuclease/phosphatase family protein → MAIPKCVMKGISLLSILLIGFSYEISRADGFTPREECSLDQSESSIPVPCTIRFLSYNVHGISPILNSIYVGIPVRNDDTRSGLMAWLLMDYDFVLLQEDFEFHRQIVHEFTYELIEQGNGPRIALAPLWLATLPIKIVNVGFQLFDSPGIPFRVPYGSGLTIASPYYNAMEEGVTQAPLPDCEGWLTRKNDCWSTKGLLRVPVRLPNGAEFDVYNTHLDAGRDEEDRAVRKKQIKFLAKCIKKLSKDRAFIFGGDFNSQYDHKGIEASGKDYEILKDYLLDELALNDSNARPEPNGYWKNRVDYIFYRGGQGARIELIGSGEEDQRFRHPVNRGKQSPNEKYGDFLSDHPAIRAEFKIFPSPSSTHPSWDAERDSCAEKPVKEKMEIVW, encoded by the coding sequence ATGGCCATACCAAAATGCGTCATGAAAGGGATATCCTTACTGAGCATTTTATTAATAGGTTTCAGTTACGAAATTTCAAGAGCAGACGGTTTTACACCACGAGAAGAATGTTCTCTTGACCAATCGGAATCATCGATACCGGTGCCCTGTACGATTCGATTTCTGTCTTACAATGTTCATGGAATTTCTCCGATCCTGAATTCCATTTATGTCGGGATACCGGTGAGAAATGATGATACCCGAAGTGGTCTGATGGCCTGGTTGCTCATGGATTATGATTTCGTATTATTACAAGAGGATTTTGAATTTCACCGTCAAATTGTCCATGAATTTACCTATGAGCTTATAGAACAGGGGAACGGGCCACGGATCGCTCTGGCCCCATTATGGTTGGCAACTCTTCCCATTAAAATCGTCAATGTGGGTTTTCAGTTATTTGATAGTCCTGGCATTCCTTTCCGTGTCCCCTATGGATCGGGGTTAACCATAGCTTCACCCTACTATAATGCTATGGAGGAGGGAGTCACACAGGCACCGCTTCCAGATTGTGAAGGATGGTTGACGAGGAAAAATGATTGCTGGTCGACCAAAGGGCTTCTTCGAGTGCCTGTTCGTCTTCCAAATGGCGCAGAATTTGACGTGTATAATACGCACCTGGATGCCGGGAGAGATGAGGAAGACCGAGCCGTTCGAAAAAAGCAAATTAAATTCCTTGCAAAATGTATCAAGAAATTATCGAAAGATCGGGCCTTCATTTTTGGCGGGGATTTCAATTCGCAATACGACCATAAGGGAATTGAAGCCTCAGGAAAAGACTATGAAATTTTAAAAGACTATCTCCTTGATGAGTTGGCCCTCAATGACAGCAATGCACGTCCAGAACCCAATGGCTACTGGAAAAATCGAGTAGACTACATTTTCTACCGGGGAGGTCAAGGAGCCAGAATTGAGTTAATCGGTTCTGGAGAGGAAGATCAACGTTTCCGGCATCCTGTTAACCGAGGCAAACAATCTCCTAATGAGAAGTATGGAGATTTCCTTAGCGACCACCCTGCCATTCGGGCGGAATTCAAAATTTTCCCGTCGCCATCCTCCACTCATCCTTCATGGGATGCGGAAAGAGATTCGTGTGCAGAAAAACCTGTGAAGGAGAAAATGGAAATTGTTTGGTAA
- a CDS encoding glycosyltransferase family 2 protein, translated as MKSPSISLPDTPMGKHGWPWTNSNPYPTHLIDNRPWPKISVVTPNYNCGEFLEETIRSVLLQGYPNLEYIIIDGGSTDGSQEIIKRYEPWLAYWITQSDQGQSAAINNGFRRASGEIMGWLNSDDYYQPHTLFRVALEVNPEKKKYIVMGEVYEVDARKRIIRRWKSRVPTLYSLLFQHRLCLLLGVVVMPCQPSVFWHRKVFESLGLLREDLKYAMDYDYWLKALRANYNFQYMAEVLSNYRFHAASKSNQGWQIFYPEWRGVAKESFSTLTSRQKVCAEIYWWFLLFPLSILTLPYRVFSYVVLGIKRG; from the coding sequence ATGAAATCTCCATCAATTTCACTACCGGACACCCCAATGGGAAAACATGGTTGGCCATGGACGAACAGCAATCCCTATCCAACGCATTTAATTGATAACAGACCATGGCCTAAAATTAGCGTAGTAACCCCAAACTATAACTGCGGTGAATTCCTTGAAGAAACCATTCGCTCCGTTTTACTACAGGGATACCCCAACCTTGAGTACATCATCATTGATGGTGGGAGTACCGACGGTTCCCAAGAAATCATTAAGAGGTATGAGCCTTGGCTTGCCTATTGGATAACCCAGTCCGACCAGGGTCAAAGTGCAGCGATCAACAATGGTTTCCGGAGGGCATCGGGCGAAATCATGGGGTGGTTGAATTCTGATGATTATTACCAACCCCACACGCTCTTTCGGGTTGCCCTTGAGGTCAATCCGGAGAAGAAGAAATACATCGTGATGGGAGAGGTCTATGAAGTAGATGCCCGCAAAAGAATCATCCGAAGATGGAAATCAAGGGTGCCAACATTGTATTCGCTTCTTTTTCAACATCGCTTATGCCTTTTACTCGGCGTAGTGGTGATGCCCTGCCAACCGTCTGTGTTCTGGCACCGCAAGGTCTTTGAATCACTGGGCCTGTTACGAGAAGACCTGAAGTATGCCATGGACTATGATTATTGGTTGAAGGCCCTTAGGGCCAATTATAACTTTCAATATATGGCTGAAGTTCTTTCCAATTACCGATTTCATGCTGCCTCTAAATCAAATCAAGGGTGGCAGATCTTTTACCCAGAATGGCGAGGTGTAGCGAAAGAGAGCTTTTCCACGCTGACTTCACGACAAAAGGTATGCGCGGAAATCTATTGGTGGTTTCTACTATTTCCCCTTTCGATCCTCACCTTGCCCTACAGGGTCTTTTCGTATGTCGTCCTGGGTATCAAAAGGGGCTAG